One genomic window of Oncorhynchus kisutch isolate 150728-3 linkage group LG24, Okis_V2, whole genome shotgun sequence includes the following:
- the LOC109869620 gene encoding transcription factor HES-4-B, translating to MPADTMEKQTASPIAGAPANGSHTPDKPKNASEHRKSSKPIMEKRRRARINESLGQLKTLILDALKKDSSRHSKLEKADILEMTVKHLRNLQRVQMTALSADTTVLSKYRAGFNECMNEVTRFLSTSEGVNTEVRSRLLNHLSGCLGQLIAMNYPQPNPNQQAHLAQPLHVQLPSTLPNSASMGSKLSPTEAMSPKVFGGFQLVPATDGQFAFLIPNPSFASASTPVIPLYANAGVPVTVNASPVHGSSAPVVGSPVHGMTSFIGVPQAVSPVGVSTGSESTEPVWRPW from the exons ATGCCAGCCGACACCATGGAGAAGCAAACGGCATCCCCTATTGCTGGTGCCCCTGCAAATGGATCCCATACTCCAGACAAACCTAAGAATGCCAGCGAGCATAGAAAG TCCTCAAAGCCCATCATGGAGAAACGTCGGAGAGCGAGGATAAACGAAAGCCTTGGCCAACTCAAGACACTTATTCTCGATGCACTTAAAAAAGAT AGTTCCAGACATTCAAAATTGGAAAAAGCCGATATTCTGGAGATGACAGTGAAGCATTTACGAAATTTACAGCGTGTGCAGATGACTG CGCTGTCAGCAGACACTACCGTCCTCAGTAAATACCGGGCGGGATTCAACGAATGCATGAACGAGGTCACTCGTTTCTTATCAACCAGCGAAGGGGTGAACACGGAGGTGCGGTCGCGGCTTCTCAACCACCTGTCTGGCTGCCTAGGGCAGTTGATCGCCATGAACTACCCCCAGCCAAACCCAAATCAACAGGCTCACCTCGCGCAGCCCCTTCACGTACAGCTACCCTCTACCTTGCCCAACAGTGCCTCTATGGGCTCCAAACTCAGCCCCACCGAGGCAATGTCACCTAAAGTCTTCGGAGGGTTCCAGCTTGTGCCCGCCACCGATGGACAGTTTGCTTTCCTAATTCCCAACCCATCTTTCGCCTCAGCATCAACCCCAGTCATCCCTCTGTATGCTAACGCAGGTGTGCCTGTGACAGTCAACGCCAGCCCCGTCCATGGCAGCTCTGCGCCAGTAGTGGGATCCCCTGTCCATGGGATGACATCATTCATCGGTGTGCCTCAGGCGGTCAGCCCTGTCGGTGTCAGCACTGGTTCGGAGAGCACTGAGCCTGTTTGGCGACCCTGGTAG